From the genome of Gryllotalpicola protaetiae:
CGAACATGCTGGGGAACGTGCCGTCGGGATTGATGTTGCCCGAGGCCGCCAGCCCGATGCCGCCGCTGATTGCGCCGGCCAGGTCGGTGAGGATGTCGCCGAAGAGGTTGTCGGTGACGATGACGTCGAATCTAGCAGGATCCGTGACCAGGAAGATGGTCGCCGCGTCGACGTGCAGGTAGTCGACCTCGACCTCGGGGAAGTCGGCGCTCACCTCGTCGACGACACGCCGCCACAGCTTGCCGGCGAAGACGAGCACGTTGGTCTTGTGCACGAGGGTCAGCCTGCGGCGGCGGGCGGATGCCTGCGCGAACGCGAACCGCACAACGCGCTCCACCCCGTAGGCCGTGTTGACGCTCACTTCGTTGGCGACCTCGTGCGGCGTGCCGACGCGGATGCTTCCACCATTGCCCACGTACGGCCCTTCGGTGCCTTCGCGCACGACGACGAAGTCGACCTCCCCCGGGTTCTTGAGCGGGCTCTCGACCGTCGGGTAGACGACGGTCGGGCGCAGGTTCACGTAGTGGTCGAGCTCGAAGCGCAGCTTGAGCAGCAGACCGCGCTCGATGTTCGCGTTCGCGAGCCGCGGGTCGTTGGGCGTGCCGCCGACGGCGCCGAGCAGGATCGCATCGGCCTGCTTGATCGCCTCGAACTCGGCCGCGGGAAGAACCTCGCCGTCGTCGAGGAAGCGGCCGGCGCCGAGCCGGTACTCGGTCTTCTCGAAGGTGACGTCGCTGCCGGCGGTGACCGCGTCGAGCACCTTCAGCGCCTCGGCGACGACCTCGGGGCCGATGCCGTCCCCGGGGATGACTGCGAGTTTGACGGTGTTCGATGCGGGGCGGACCATGCCCCCAGCCTATTTGCTCGCGGCACGGCTCACGGCGGGTGCGAAACGCACGTTCAACCGCTCACGAACGTGCATTCGGCACCCCTCGCGAGCGTCGCGCTCTTGCGGCGCAGACAGCCCGGCGCTAGCAAAGCCTCATGAGGGCGATCGTGCAGGACCGCTACGGCGGGCCGGAGGTGCTTCGACTCGCGACGGACCTGCCGGTTCCCACCGCAGGGCCCGGCGAGGTGCAGGTGCGGGTGCATGCGGCATCCGTCAATGCCGCCGATTGGCACACGATGCGTGGGATGCCGCGCGCGGCGCGCCTCATGGCGCCGAAGCAGTTCGGGCGCAGCGGCCCGACCCGCCGCGAGCGCGGGCAGGACTTCGCCGGCGAGGTGACCGGGCTCGGCCCGGGCGTCGGCGACTTCGCCGTCGGCGACGAGGTCTACGGCGAGGTCGGACTGACCGCGGCGCACGGGGCGTTCGCCGAGTACACGACGGTGGCCGCCGCCAACGTCGCCCACAAGCCCGGCGGGCTGAGCTTCGAAGAGGCTGCGGCGATGCCGCTCGCGGCGGACACCGCCCTGCAGGGCATGAAGGACCTCGGGCACACGCACGCCGGGCAGACGGTGCTCATCATCGGAGCGTCGGGCGGCGTCGGCACCTTTGCGGTGCAGCTCGCGAAGTCGTACGGCGCGACGGTCACGGCGGTCGGCAGCGCGGGCTCGGCCGAGCTGCTGCGGTCGCTCGGCGCCGATGAGGTCCTCGACTATCGCGCGCAGGACTTCGCCGCGCTCGGTCGCCGGTGGGACATCGTCTTCGACCTGAGCGGCACCTACTCGCTCGGCCGCCTGCGCCGCGCGCTCGCGCCAGACGGCACGCTCGTGCTGTCGGGCGGCGGCAACCCGCACGACGGCGGATTCTTCGGGCCGATGTCGGTCAACATCGGCGCCCTCTTCGCCGACCGGTTCACGAAGCAGCACCTCGTCACGCTGCAGGAGCACCCGGATCGCGCCCATCTCGACGAGCTGCGCGAGCTCGCGGAATCCGGCGTTCTTCGCCCGGTGATCCAGCACCGCTACCGCCTCGAGGACGCCGCCGACGCACTGCGCCACCACGAGGACGAGCCTGCCCTCGGCAAGATCGTGCTGGTGATCTGAGCCGCAGCGCCAAGGGGTGCGAAAAGCACGTCGAATCGCGATCGAAGGTGCATTTCGCACCCGTCAAGCACAGCCAAGCTAGATGCGCGCCGCGACGAGCAGCCACGACGAGTAGTGCTCGGTAACCTGCCCGCCGAGATCGGTGACCGCACCGGCCACCTCATCGACCTCGGCCGGTGACCAGTCGCTGAAGGTGCTGAACAGCCCGTGCACCTGTGCCGCGGTGAGCTCGATGCTCCACCGATAGCGCCGGGTCGACTCGATTGCGAACAGGCCAGACGCCGCGATGGCATCCGCCGTCGCTGTCACGCTCTCGGTCTGCTCGCGCTGCGGTGCGCGGCGCCGCGCGACGATGCGTGCGACCTCGCGGCGGAACGGCGTGACCTCGGCCTCCGCATCGCCGAACACGTTGCGCCACACGAGCAGGCGACCGTCGGGCTTCAACGCGCGGCGCACCATGGGCAGCGCGACGTTGAGATCCATCCAGTGGATCGAGGTGGCGGCAACCACGAGGTCGAAGCTCGCGGCATCCGGTTCGAACTCTTCCGCGCGCATGCGATGAACGGATGCCTGCGGGTGTCGCGCCGCCAGGGCATCCGCCAGCCGCGGGCCGGGCTCGACGGCGACGACGTCCATGCCGCGCGCGAGCAGTACTCCGGTCGCCTCGCCCGTGCCCGCGCCGAGGTCGAGGGCGCGCCGCCCCGGCACGACCAACTCGGTCGCGACCACGTCGCCCCACAGCTCGGCCGGATACGGCGGACGAGCCGCCCGATACCCCTCGGGCGAGCGGTCGAAGTGCATGGCATCCGGCACCCGCCGAGCCTAAGGGAAGGGGTCCGGCGCGACACGCCGCTCTCGCCGCGCACACCGCGAAATCCCTTCCGCTACAGGGTGACCGTACCCGTCACGACGGTCTGCGTCTGCCCGCCGACCCAGATCTGATCGCCGTCGCGCGTCACCCGCACAAGCCCGTCGCGGCCGAGGGCGTGGCCCTGGCCTGCGAGGTACGACCCGGTGACCCGCCCGGACTCGATCAGCCAGCGCGCGAGCCCGGCGTTGAGCGACCCGGTCACGGGGTCTTCGACGACGCCGATCTGCGGGATGAACGCCCGCACCTCGATCAGCCGTTCGTCGTCGACGTAGTGCGCGAACGCGCCGATGCCGTGCTCGCCGAAGCCGGCGAGATTCGGCTCGACAGCGAGCAGCTCGTCGACGCTCGGAAGCTCGACCGCGAACCATCCTGGGCCGTTGTCGACCCACTGCGACGAGACGATCGCGCTGCGCTCGATTCCGAGGGCGGCGGATGCCTCGGCCAGAGTCGGCTCGTCAACGGGCCCCGACCTGAGGAACCCGGGCGCCGCGAACGACAGCCCGACCTCGTCCCGGCGCAGGGTGACGAGGCCGATGCCGCACTCCTGCACGACGACGCCCTCGCGCGCGGGCACGCCGCCCGACTCGAGCCACGCGTGCGCCGTGCCGAGCGTCGGGTGGCCGGCGAACGGCAACTCACCGCCGGGCGTGAAGATGCGCACACGGTAGTCGGCGCCCTGAGCTCGAGCGGCATCGGTCGGCGGAACGAGGAACGTCGTCTCCGACAGGTTCGTCCACGACGCGAACTGCTGCATGGCGACGTCGTCGAGGCCGGACCCGTCGACGACGACCGCCACCGGGTTGCCGGCGAGCGGGATACGGCCGAAGACGTCGACCTCGACGTAACGGCGCTGCTCAGGCATCCGCTCGCCCCTACTCGGTGATGTCGATCTCGACGAGCTCTTCCGCCTCGATCGCCGCCGCGACGGCGCTCAGGATCTGAGTGGGCACCGGCGAGTCGACCGTCAGCACCGAGAGGGCCTTGCCGCCCTGCTCGTCGCGCGCGATCTGCATGTTCGCGATGTTGATGTCTGCCTCGCCGAACGCCTTGCCGTAGACCGCGACGATGCCGGGGCGGTCGCGGTAGACCAGCACGACGTGGTGCTTGGCGAGGGGCACCTCGATCTCGTACTCGTTCAGCCCGATGATCTTCTCGACCATCTTCGTGCCCGAGAGGGTGCCCGCCACGGTCACGACGGTGCCGTCGGCGAGGATGCCCTTGAGGGTCGTGGTGTTGCGGTAGTCCTTCGACTCATCGCCGGTCGTGAGCGTGACCTCGATGCCGCGCTGCTCGGCGAGCAGCGGGGCGTTCACGTACGACACCTTGTCGCTGACGATGTTCGTGAAGTAGCCCTTGAGCGCCGCCAGCTTGTAGACCGACACGTCGAAGGCGGCGAGCTCGCCGCGCACGTCGACGTCGAGCGAGGTCAGCGCCTCCTTGCCGGCGAGGCCCGCGAGGACCTGCGCGAGCTTCTCGACGAGTGCGATGCCGGGGCGCACGAACGGGTCGATGATGCCGCCGGCGACGTTCACCGCGTCGGGCACGAGGTTGCCCTCGAGCGCGAGCTTCACCGAGCGGGCGACGGAGACGCCCGCCTTCTCCTGCGCCTCACCCGTCGACGCGCCCAGGTGCGGCGTGACGACGACGTTCGGCAGCGAGGTGAGGTCGTCGTTCTTGGGCGGCTCGCTCGTGAACACGTCGAGGCCGGCGCCGGCGATCACGTTGTTCCGCAGCGCCTCGGCCAGCGCGGCCTCGTCGATCAGGCCGCCGCGCGCGACGTTGACGACATATGCCGTCGGCTTCATGAGCGCGAGCTGCGCCGCCCCGATCATGCCGGTCGTCTCAGGCGTCTTCGGCATGTGGATGGTGATGAAATCGGATGCCTTGAGCAGCTCGTCGAGGTCGAGAAGCTCCACGCCGAGCTGCTGCGCCCGCGCCGCCGTGACGTAGGGGTCGTATGCGACGACGCGCACGCCGAACGCCTGCAGACGCTGCGTGATGAGCGTGCCGATGCGACCGAGGCCGATGATTCCGACCGTCTTCTCGAAGAGCTCGGTGCCGGTGTACTTGGAGCGCTTCCACTCCCCCGCGTTCAGCGAGGCGTGCGCAGCCGGGATGTGGCGGGCGAGGCTCAGGATGTGGCCGATGGTGAGCTCGGCCGCCGAGATGATGTTCGAGGTCGGGGCGTTCACGACCATCACGCCGGCCTTCGTGGACGACGGGATGTCGACGTTGTCGAGGCCCACGCCCGCGCGGGCGATCACCTGCAGCACCGGTGCGGCGGCGATCGCCTCCGCGTCCATCTTGGTGGCCGAGCGGATGAGCACCGCGTTCGCCTCGGCGAGGGCCGCGAGCAGCGCGGGGCGGTCGGTGCCGTCCACGCTCCGGACCTCGAAGTCGGGACCGAGCGCCTCGACGGTTGCAGGGGACAGTTCTTCGGCGATCAGCACGACCGGTTTCGTCACGAACGCATCTTTCTCACGGTGGCATCAGTGGGCGTTGCGACCAGCCTAGCGGCGTTGAATCTGCCAGAGTGACGGGCATGAGGCCGCTGCGCGCGCTGTTCCTGCGCCTCACGGCGGGTCGGCTCACGCCGTGGGTGAAGCAGATTCCGACAGTCGTCACCTTCGGCGTCGCGCTCATCGTGCTGCTCGCGACGCGGATGCCGGTGACGTCGGGTGGTCTGCTCTGGGCATCCGTCATCGTCGAAGCCATCGCCACAGCCGCCTCGTTCGCTCTGCCCTGGCGGCGGATCGACCAGTTCTGGAGCGTCCTGATCCCCTGCGCGAGCTTCGTCGCGATCGCGCTGCTGCGGCTCGCGACGGGCGGCAGCGATTCGCCGTTCGGCGTGCTGCTGATCATCCCGACGATATGGGTGGCGAGCGAGCCCGGTGCGTGGAATCCGCTCATCGCGGGCATCGGAACGTGTTTCGCACTGTTACTGCCGGAGTACCTGAGCGGCGCGCCCGTGAGCCTGGGCGAGGTCGCCCGCGACCTGCTCACCCCGTTCGTCTACATCGTCGCGGCGATCATCATCAACGAGATCGCGAGGCGCCTGCGCGAGGCCGGCGAGGAGCGCGACCGTGTGAAGGACGAGTTCCTCGGCCTCGTCTCGCACGAGCTGCGCAACCCGCTGACGAGCGTGCTCGGCTACCTCGAGCTGCTGCGCATGACCGGCGCGAACCTCACCGACGAGCAGCGCGGCTTCGTCGATGTCGCCGAGCGCAACGCCCGGCGGCTGCGGCACCTCGTCGGCGACCTGCTGACCACGGCGCAGGCGGGTGCGGGCGCGTTCACGCTGCAGAAGACACGGGTCGACCTGAACGAGGTGGTGCGCCAGGCGGTCGAGTCGGCTGAGCCGGCCGCCGAAGACGCCGACGTCGTGCTGGCGACCGCGCTCGCGGCGCCCGTCGTCATCAACGGCGACCCCGACCGCCTCGGTCAGGCGTGCGACAACCTGATCTCGAACGCCGTCAAGTTCACGCCGGCCGGTGGGACCGTCACGGTCTCGACCGAGCTGCACGGGGCGGATGCCTTGCTGTCGGTGCGCGACACCGGTGTCGGCATCCCGGCGGACGAGGTGGCGCACCTGTCCGAGAGGTTCTTCCGCGCCTCGACGGCGCGGGCGATCCCGGGCGTCGGCCTCGGCCTCACCGTGGTGCGCGCGATCGCCACGGCCCACGGCGGCCGCCTCGAGATCGAGAGCGCCGTCGGCGAAGGCACCACCTTCACCCTCGTGCTGCCCATGGCGTGATCAGCGCGGGGCGGCAGAAGCCGCCTGGGGCGCACGTTTCGTCGAAAAACGTGCGCCCCAGGCGGAATCCGCCGCGGACTCCCCGCAGTTTGCCGTTAGCGCGCGACCGAACCGTCGACGTAGTCGTCGTCGGAGTTCGTGTTCCACGCGAACAGCGCGCGCAGCTCACGGCCGGTCTTCTCGATGGGGTGCTGCTCGCCCTCGGCGCGCAGGCGCAGGAACTCGGGAGCGCCGGCATCCTGGTCGGCGATGAACCGCGTGGCGAAGGTGCCGTCCTGGATGTCCGAGAGGACCTCCTTCATGTGCTCCTTCACGCTCGGGTCGATGACGCGCGGGCCCGAGACGTAGTCGCCGTACTCGGCGGTGTCGGAGACCGACCAGCGCTGCTTGGCGATGCCGCCCTCCCACATCAGGTCGACGATGAGCTTGAGCTCGTGCAGCACCTCGAAGTACGCGATCTCGGGCTGGTAGCCGGCCTCGGTCAGGGTCTCGAAGCCGTACTGCACGAGGTGCGAGACGCCGCCGCAGAGCACGGTCTGCTCACCGAACAGGTCGGTCTCGGTCTCCTCCGTGAAGGTCGTCTTGATGACGCCGGCACGCGTGCCGCCGATCGCCTTCGCGTACGACTTCGCGAGCTCCCACGCCTGACCCGACGCGTCCTGCTCGACGGCGATGATGTCGGGGATGCCGCGACCGGCGACGAACTCGCGGCGCACGGTGTGACCGGGGGCCTTCGGCGCGACCATGATCACGTCGATGCCGGCGGGCGCCTTGATGTAGCCGAAGCGGATGTTGAAGCCGTGGCCGAAGAGCAGCGCCTTGCCCTCGGTGAGGTTCGGCTCGACGTCGTCGGCGAAGAGGTGGCGCTGGTGCTGGTCGGGCGCGAGGATGACGATCACGTCGGCCCACTTGGTGGCCTCGGCGTTCGACTTCACCTCGAAGCCCGCCTCGGTCGCCTTCTGGATCGACTTCGACCCTTCGCGCAGGCCGATGACGACCTCGACACCCGAGTCGCGCAGGTTCTGCGCGTGCGCGTGGCCCTGCGAGCCGTAGCCGATGACGGCGACCTTCTTGCCCTGGATGATGCTCAGGTCGGCGTCGTTGTCGTAGTAGATCTCTGCCATTTTCTTCTCTCTCGTGCTTATGACTTGAAAACTCTGTCGGTGATCGACTTCGAACCGCGGCCGATCGCGAGCATGCCCGACTGTGCGAGCTCCTTGATCCCGTACGGCTCGAGGATGCGCAGCAGGGCCTGGATCTTCCCGGAATCCCCCGTCGCCTCGATGACGACCGCGTCGTTGGCGACGTCGACCACGCGGGCGCGGAAGAGGTTCACGGCCTCGAGCACCTGCGAGCGGGTGGTGACGTCGACGCGCACCTTGACGAGCAGATGCTCGCGCTGCACGGACTGGCCGGGGTCGAGCTCGACGATCTTGATCACGTTGACCAGCTTGTTGAGCTGCTTGGTGACCTGCTCGAGCGGCTGCTCGTCGACGTCGACCACAACGGTGATGCGCGACAGGCCCTCGATCTCGGTCGTGCCGACCGCGAGCGAGTTGATGTTGAAGCCGCGACGGGCGAACAGGCCGGCGACGCGCGTCAAGAGACCCGGTTTGTCCTCGACGAGGAGGGAAAGGACGTGGGCGGTCATGGCTTACTCCTCTCCCCAAGCAGGGCTGTGGTCGCGGGCGTACTGGACGTAGCTGTTGCTGACACCCTGCGGCACCATCGGCCACACCATGGCGTCGGAGGACACCACGAAGTCGATGACGACGGGCCGGTCGTTGGTCTCGAGCGCCAGCTTGATCGCCGCGTCGACCTCCTCCGGCTTCTCGACGCGGATGCCGAGCGCGCCGTACGCGTCGGCGAGCTTGACGAAGTCGGGGACGTGGCGTGAGCCGTGACCCGTGTGCAGCTCGCTCTGCGAGAAGCGGCCGTCGTAGAACAGCGCCTGCCACTGGCGGATCATGCCGAGCGACGAGTTGTTGATGATCGCGACCTTGATCGGGATGTTGTTGATGGCGCAGGTGACGAGTTCCTGGTTCGTCATCTGGAAGCATCCGTCGCCGTCGATCGACCACACCACCCGGTCGGGCTGCGCGACCTTCGCACCCATCGCGGCGGGAACCGAATAGCCCATCGTGCCCGCGCCGCCCGAGTTGAGCCACGCGTTCGGCCGCTCGTACTTGATGAACTGCGCCGCCCACATCTGGTGCTGGCCGACGCCCGCGACGTACACGCCGTCGGGCCCGGTGAGCTCCCCGATGCGCTGGATCACGTGCTGCGGCGCGAGCAACCCGTCGCTCGGCGCGGTGAACCCGAGCGGGAACTCCTGCCGCAGCCCATTAAGGCGCGTCCACCAGTCGGCCAGGTCGGACGGGGTTTCGACGGATGCCGTGCGGAACGCCGCCGACAGGTCGGGCAGCACCTCGGCGAGGTCGCCCACGATCGGCACGTCGGCAAAGCGGATCTTCGAGATCTCCGCAGGGTCGACGTCGACGTGCACGACCTTCGCGTCGGGCGCGAACTCGCTCACCTTGCCGGTGACGCGGTCGTCGAAGCGCGCGCCGAGGGCGACGATGAGATCGGATTCCTGCAGCGCGAGCACCGCGGGAACGGTGCCGTGCATTCCCGGCATGCCGACGTGCTGCTGGTGCGAGTCGGGGAACGCGCCGCGCGCCATGAGGGTGGTCACGACGGGCGCGCCCGTCGTCTCGGCCAGTTCGAGCAGCTGGGCGGATGCCTTCGCGCGGATCACCCCGCCGCCGACGTAGAGCACGGGTCGCTTCGCCTCGGCGAGCAGCTGGGCAGCCGCCTGGATCTGCTTGCCGTGCGCCTTCGTCACGGGGCGATAGCCGGGCAGCTCGATCTTCGGCGGCCAGCTGAACTCCATGAGGTTCTGCTGCGCGTCCTTCGTGATGTCGACGAGCACGGGGCCCGGGCGGCCGGTGCCGGCGATGTGGTACGCCGCGGCGATCGCGCCCGGGATCTCCTCGGCGGTCTTCACGAGGAACGAGTGCTTCGTGACCGGCATGGTGATGCCGACGATGTCGGCCTCCTGGAAGGCGTCCGTGCCCATCAGCGTCGAGAAGACCTGGCCGGTGATCGCGAGCAGCGGCACCGAGTCCATGTAGGCGTCGGCGATGGCGGTGACGAGGTTGGTCGCGCCGGGTCCCGAGGTCGCGATGGCGACGCCGACGGTGCCGCTCGCCGAGGCGTAGCCCTCGGCGGCGTGACCGGCGCCCTGCTCGTGGCGGACCAGGATGTGACGGACGGCGCTCTGCGCCATCAGCTCGTCGTAGAGCGGCAGGACGGCGCCGCCTGGAAGCCCGAAGACGTCGGTGACGCCGAGCTTCTCGAGGGTGCGCAGAATGGCGGCAGAGCCGGTGATGAGCTCCGGTCCGGCCGGTGCGGCCGCGGCGGGCGCCGCATGAGGCGGTGTGGGCACGGGTCGTGAGTCCGCGGGCATGAGAGGTCCCCTAGATGCGTGGATGATCGGTGAGATCGCGACTACCCCGTGACGGCGCCCTCGGCGGCCGAGTGCACGAGCTTGGAGTACTTCGCGAGGACGCCACGGGTATAGCGCGGAGGAAGCGGGGCCCAGCCGTGACGGCGAGCCTCCAGCTCAGCTTCGTCGATGAGTAGATCGAGAGAGCGAGCAGCGATATCGACCCGAATAAGATCACCATCGCGCACGAAGGCGATCGGACCAGCGTCGACCGCTTCGGGAGCTATGTGGCCGATGCACAGGCCGGTTGTGCCGCCTGAGAATCGTCCGTCTGTCAAGAGTAGTACATCTTTTCCGAGGCCTGCGCCCTTGATGGCGGCGGTGATCGCGAGCATCTCGCGCATGCCGGGGCCGCCCTTCGGGCCCTCGTACCGGATGACGACGACGTCGCCGTGCTTGATCTGCCCCGCGGTCAGCGCGTCCATCGCTTCGCGCTCGCGCTCGAACACGCGGGCGGGACCCTCGAACACCTCGAGGTCGAAGCCGGCCGTCTTGACCACCGCGCCCTCCGGCGCGAACGAGCCCTTCAGGATCGTCAGGCCGCCGGTCGGGTGGATCGGGTTGTCGAGGGTGTGCAGCACCTCGCCGTCGAGCGCGGGCGGGTCGATCTCCGCGAGGTTCTCGGCGACCGTCTTGCCGGTGACCGTGAGCGCGTCGCCGTGCAGCAGACCGGCGTCCAGCAACGCCTTCATGAGCACGGGGATGCCGCCCATGCGGTCGACGTCGTTCATGACGTACTTGCCGAAGGGCTTGAGGTCGCCGAGGTGCGGCACCTTCGCGCCGATGCGGTTGAAGTCGTCGAGCGTGAGCGGCACGTCGGCCTCGTTCGCGATGGCGAGCAGGTGCAGCACGACGTTGGTCGAGCCGCCGAGCGCCATCGCGACCGTGATCGCGTTCTCGAACGCGTCGCGCGTCAGGATCTGGCGCGCGGTGATGCCCTTCTGCAGCAGCCCGACGACGGCCTCGCCCGAGCGGTGCGCGTAGTAGTCGCGGCGGCGGTCGGCCGAGGGCGGCGCGGCCGAGCCCGGCAGCGACAGGCCGAGCGCCTCGGCGACGGAGGCCATCGTGTTGGCGGTGTACATGCCGCCGCAGGCGCCCTCGCCCGGCGCGAAGGCGCACTCGATGCGGTGGGCGTCTTCGAGGCTCATGGTGCCGGCCTTGACGCCGCCGACCGCCTCGAAGGAGTCGATGATCGTGATGTTCTTCTCGGTGCCGTCGGAGAGCTTCACCCAGCCCGGCGCGATGGAGCCCGCGTAGAGGAAGACGGATGCCAGGTCGAGGCGCGCGGCGGCCATGAGCATGCCGGGGATCGACTTGTCGCAGCCGGCGAGCAGCACGGACCCGTCGAGGCGCTCGGCCATCATGACGGTCTCGACCGAGTCGGCGATGACCTCGCGCGAGACGAGCGAGAAGTGCATGCCCTCGTGGCCCATCGAGATGCCGTCGGAGACGGAGACCGTGCCGAACTGCAGCGGGTAGCCGCCGCCCGAGTGGACGCCTTCCTTGGCTGCCTGCGCGAGGCGGTCGAGCGAGAGGTTGCACGGCGTGATCTCGTTCCACGAGCTCGCGATGCCGATCTGCGGCTTGTCCCAGTCCGCGTCACCCATGCCGACGGCGCGAAGCATGCCGCGGCTGGTGGTGGCTTCGATGCCGTCGGTGACGACTCGGCTGCGAGGTTTCACGTCGATTTCGGACATGTACCGAGTTTAGTGAGAAGCGGCGGATGCCTCGCGCGCGGCCGCCAGCGCCTCGAGCAGCCCCGCGAAGGCGTCGACATCGGCGACGCGCTCGGCGGCGGCCGTGTCGCCCTCCCCCACCTTCACGCCGAGGTCGCCGGGCTCGAGCACCGCGAACGCGTCCTCGTCGGTGACGTCGTCGCCGGCGTAGAGCACCGCGACGGGACCGCCCTCTTCTGCGACGAGCAGCTCGCGCAGCATCCGCACGCCGTCGCCCTTGGTGACGTCGCGCACGCTGAACTCGATGATGTCCTTGCCGAGGCGCGTGGTGAAGCCGCCGATCGCGTCGGCGGCGTCGCGCGCGGCCTGCTGCAGCGGCGCGACGAGCTCTGCCTGCTCGACGAGGCGGGTCGGCACGCCGTAGCCGACGGGCTTGTACTCGAGCCACGCGCCCGGCACCGCCGCGACGAGCTGCTCGAGCTCGACCTCGAGGCGCGTCATGCGGGCGCGCTCGTCGTCACTCAGGCGGGCGGCGGCGAGCTCGCCGCGGATCGACACCTCGACGCCGTGCGACCCGACCAGCAGAGCGTCTGGGCCGGACGCGGTCAGCGCCGCGAGCGTGTCGAGCGGCCGGCCGGAGACGAATGCGACCCACGTGGCCGGCAGTGCCCGCAGCCGCGCGATCGCGGCGGCGGCGTCCGCGGTGATGCGCGACGTCGACGGGTCGTCGACGAGGGGCGCCACCGTGCCGTCGAAGTCGAGCGCGACGAGCAGCCGAGGCGCCGCCGCGAGATGGTCGAGGCCCACGCTCAGTCGCCGCCGTAGTCGAGCGGCGCGACGGTGCGCCTCGGGATGTCGATGTGGTTCGCCGGGTCGTGGTGGTCGGCGCGCACGAGCGCGTCGAGGAAGGTCGCGCTCCAGCGCTGCACGTCGTGCGTGAGCACCCGCTTCCGCAGGGCGCGCATGCGGCGCATGCGCTCGCGCTGCGGC
Proteins encoded in this window:
- a CDS encoding 3-isopropylmalate dehydrogenase, which codes for MVRPASNTVKLAVIPGDGIGPEVVAEALKVLDAVTAGSDVTFEKTEYRLGAGRFLDDGEVLPAAEFEAIKQADAILLGAVGGTPNDPRLANANIERGLLLKLRFELDHYVNLRPTVVYPTVESPLKNPGEVDFVVVREGTEGPYVGNGGSIRVGTPHEVANEVSVNTAYGVERVVRFAFAQASARRRRLTLVHKTNVLVFAGKLWRRVVDEVSADFPEVEVDYLHVDAATIFLVTDPARFDVIVTDNLFGDILTDLAGAISGGIGLAASGNINPDGTFPSMFEPVHGSAPDIAGQQKADPTAAILSVALLLTHLGLTDAAAEVTAAVRQDLAARTDARSTAEIGDSIVSLLS
- a CDS encoding NAD(P)-dependent alcohol dehydrogenase; translated protein: MRAIVQDRYGGPEVLRLATDLPVPTAGPGEVQVRVHAASVNAADWHTMRGMPRAARLMAPKQFGRSGPTRRERGQDFAGEVTGLGPGVGDFAVGDEVYGEVGLTAAHGAFAEYTTVAAANVAHKPGGLSFEEAAAMPLAADTALQGMKDLGHTHAGQTVLIIGASGGVGTFAVQLAKSYGATVTAVGSAGSAELLRSLGADEVLDYRAQDFAALGRRWDIVFDLSGTYSLGRLRRALAPDGTLVLSGGGNPHDGGFFGPMSVNIGALFADRFTKQHLVTLQEHPDRAHLDELRELAESGVLRPVIQHRYRLEDAADALRHHEDEPALGKIVLVI
- a CDS encoding class I SAM-dependent methyltransferase, which encodes MPDAMHFDRSPEGYRAARPPYPAELWGDVVATELVVPGRRALDLGAGTGEATGVLLARGMDVVAVEPGPRLADALAARHPQASVHRMRAEEFEPDAASFDLVVAATSIHWMDLNVALPMVRRALKPDGRLLVWRNVFGDAEAEVTPFRREVARIVARRRAPQREQTESVTATADAIAASGLFAIESTRRYRWSIELTAAQVHGLFSTFSDWSPAEVDEVAGAVTDLGGQVTEHYSSWLLVAARI
- a CDS encoding PhzF family phenazine biosynthesis protein is translated as MPEQRRYVEVDVFGRIPLAGNPVAVVVDGSGLDDVAMQQFASWTNLSETTFLVPPTDAARAQGADYRVRIFTPGGELPFAGHPTLGTAHAWLESGGVPAREGVVVQECGIGLVTLRRDEVGLSFAAPGFLRSGPVDEPTLAEASAALGIERSAIVSSQWVDNGPGWFAVELPSVDELLAVEPNLAGFGEHGIGAFAHYVDDERLIEVRAFIPQIGVVEDPVTGSLNAGLARWLIESGRVTGSYLAGQGHALGRDGLVRVTRDGDQIWVGGQTQTVVTGTVTL
- the serA gene encoding phosphoglycerate dehydrogenase, which encodes MTKPVVLIAEELSPATVEALGPDFEVRSVDGTDRPALLAALAEANAVLIRSATKMDAEAIAAAPVLQVIARAGVGLDNVDIPSSTKAGVMVVNAPTSNIISAAELTIGHILSLARHIPAAHASLNAGEWKRSKYTGTELFEKTVGIIGLGRIGTLITQRLQAFGVRVVAYDPYVTAARAQQLGVELLDLDELLKASDFITIHMPKTPETTGMIGAAQLALMKPTAYVVNVARGGLIDEAALAEALRNNVIAGAGLDVFTSEPPKNDDLTSLPNVVVTPHLGASTGEAQEKAGVSVARSVKLALEGNLVPDAVNVAGGIIDPFVRPGIALVEKLAQVLAGLAGKEALTSLDVDVRGELAAFDVSVYKLAALKGYFTNIVSDKVSYVNAPLLAEQRGIEVTLTTGDESKDYRNTTTLKGILADGTVVTVAGTLSGTKMVEKIIGLNEYEIEVPLAKHHVVLVYRDRPGIVAVYGKAFGEADINIANMQIARDEQGGKALSVLTVDSPVPTQILSAVAAAIEAEELVEIDITE
- a CDS encoding sensor histidine kinase, which produces MRPLRALFLRLTAGRLTPWVKQIPTVVTFGVALIVLLATRMPVTSGGLLWASVIVEAIATAASFALPWRRIDQFWSVLIPCASFVAIALLRLATGGSDSPFGVLLIIPTIWVASEPGAWNPLIAGIGTCFALLLPEYLSGAPVSLGEVARDLLTPFVYIVAAIIINEIARRLREAGEERDRVKDEFLGLVSHELRNPLTSVLGYLELLRMTGANLTDEQRGFVDVAERNARRLRHLVGDLLTTAQAGAGAFTLQKTRVDLNEVVRQAVESAEPAAEDADVVLATALAAPVVINGDPDRLGQACDNLISNAVKFTPAGGTVTVSTELHGADALLSVRDTGVGIPADEVAHLSERFFRASTARAIPGVGLGLTVVRAIATAHGGRLEIESAVGEGTTFTLVLPMA
- the ilvC gene encoding ketol-acid reductoisomerase, giving the protein MAEIYYDNDADLSIIQGKKVAVIGYGSQGHAHAQNLRDSGVEVVIGLREGSKSIQKATEAGFEVKSNAEATKWADVIVILAPDQHQRHLFADDVEPNLTEGKALLFGHGFNIRFGYIKAPAGIDVIMVAPKAPGHTVRREFVAGRGIPDIIAVEQDASGQAWELAKSYAKAIGGTRAGVIKTTFTEETETDLFGEQTVLCGGVSHLVQYGFETLTEAGYQPEIAYFEVLHELKLIVDLMWEGGIAKQRWSVSDTAEYGDYVSGPRVIDPSVKEHMKEVLSDIQDGTFATRFIADQDAGAPEFLRLRAEGEQHPIEKTGRELRALFAWNTNSDDDYVDGSVAR
- the ilvN gene encoding acetolactate synthase small subunit, which gives rise to MTAHVLSLLVEDKPGLLTRVAGLFARRGFNINSLAVGTTEIEGLSRITVVVDVDEQPLEQVTKQLNKLVNVIKIVELDPGQSVQREHLLVKVRVDVTTRSQVLEAVNLFRARVVDVANDAVVIEATGDSGKIQALLRILEPYGIKELAQSGMLAIGRGSKSITDRVFKS